The following proteins are co-located in the Colletotrichum lupini chromosome 4, complete sequence genome:
- a CDS encoding ferric reductase like transmembrane component has translation MDSHRRRIAGLVADFIPTQILQQRAHAAATTGAAEATSTISPYHSNLAGVNQPVNMLFKDMLWASFGGMAIVVLVITISRILWAQLRHVSAMSVEGERQNYWKTAQWNWMPSLKKHLMYAPLWNKRHNKEIKLSSAIGIGTLPSRMHSVILGFYIASNMIYMFFLNWENANLYSFCAELRGRSGTLSVVNMVPLIILAGRNNPLIGMLHVSFDTYNLLHRWVGRMSVIEAVLHTIAWLIVQIADSGWDGVWHRMSNELFIGSGMAGTLALIVIMILSFSPVRHAFYETFLNVHIILAFFIFLMTYIHCAVAGLAGGLPQLPWMIAIFILWFLERMARIVRVAYMNWSDRGTTDAIVEAVPGECTRVTMNLPRYVDVKPGTHAYLRFKDIRPWDCHPFSIGWVEHIPDHRSLPLGVDEEKATLTAIDKKNTTTSISFIIGAQSGFTRDLYNVARQSGDRAIRMKACVEGPYSGHHSLDSYGHAVLFAGATGITHGISYLKPLIDGYNNGSVATRRITLVWIVRDYEALEWVRPWMDTILRLPNRKDILRIQLYITRPQNSQQIVSASNTVQMFPGRPNIPLIMKREVSEQQGAMCVHICGPGALADDVRSAVREVQDEGTVVDFVEESFTW, from the coding sequence ATGGACTCTCACCGGCGCAGGATCGCCGGCCTGGTGGCGGATTTTATCCCCACCCAGATCCTTCAACAACGTGCTCATGCCGCTGCCACAACGGGGGCGGCTGAGGCCACCTCCACCATCTCTCCTTACCACTCCAACCTTGCTGGTGTAAACCAGCCCGTCAACATGCTGTTCAAGGACATGCTCTGGGCTAGCTTTGGTGGAATGGCAATTGTCGTCCTGGTTATCACCATCAGCCGTATCCTCTGGGCCCAGCTTCGTCATGTCTCGGCCATGTCGGTTGAGGGTGAGAGGCAAAACTACTGGAAGACGGCTCAGTGGAACTGGATGCCCAGCTTGAAAAAACATCTCATGTACGCCCCTCTCTGGAACAAGCGCCACAACAAGGAGATCAAGCTCTCGAGCGCTATCGGCATCGGCACCTTGCCTTCTCGCATGCACAGCGTCATCCTCGGATTCTACATCGCCAGCAACATGATCTACATGTTCTTCCTGAACTGGGAGAATGCCAACCTGTACTCTTTCTGCGCCGAACTCCGTGGTCGCTCCGGCACACTCTCCGTCGTCAACATGGTGCCGCTCATCATTCTTGCCGGCCGCAACAACCCGTTGATCGGCATGCTTCACGTTAGCTTCGACACCTACAACCTTCTTCACCGATGGGTTGGCCGCATGTCTGTCATTGAGGCAGTCCTTCACACTATTGCCTGGTTGATTGTCCAGATCGCCGACAGCGGATGGGATGGCGTTTGGCATAGGATGTCCAACGAGCTCTTCATCGGCTCGGGCATGGCTGGTACGCTCGCTCTCATTGTCATCATGATCTTGTCGTTCTCGCCCGTTCGCCACGCCTTCTACGAAACCTTCCTCAACGTCCACATCATCCTCGCATTCTTCATCTTCCTGATGACCTATATCCACTGCGCCGTCGCTGGTCTTGCGGGTGGCCTTCCTCAACTCCCCTGGATGATTGCTATCTTCATTCTCTGGTTCCTTGAGCGTATGGCCCGCATTGTTCGTGTCGCTTACATGAACTGGTCTGACCGCGGTACCACCGATGCCATTGTCGAGGCCGTTCCTGGCGAGTGCACTCGTGTCACCATGAACCTTCCTCGCTACGTCGACGTCAAGCCTGGCACTCACGCCTACCTGAGGTTCAAGGACATCCGCCCCTGGGATTGCCACCCCTTCTCCATCGGCTGGGTTGAGCATATTCCTGACCACCGCTCGCTACCTCTTGGAGTGGACGAGGAGAAGGCTACGCTCACTGCCATTGACAAGAAGAACACAACGACCTCCATCTCTTTCATTATCGGTGCTCAGAGTGGCTTCACTCGTGATCTTTACAACGTTGCCCGCCAGAGCGGTGACCGCGCTATTCGCATGAAGGCTTGCGTTGAAGGTCCCTACAGTGGCCATCACTCGCTCGACTCGTATGGTCACGCGGTCCTCTTCGCCGGCGCTACTGGCATCACTCACGGTATTTCCTACCTCAAGCCCCTCATCGATGGCTACAACAACGGCAGCGTTGCCACGAGACGCATCACCCTCGTCTGGATCGTCCGTGACTACGAAGCTCTCGAGTGGGTTCGTCCCTGGATGGATACTATCCTTCGCCTCCCCAACCGAAAGGACATCCTCCGTATCCAGCTATACATCACTCGCCCTCAGAACTCTCAACAGATTGTTTCGGCATCCAACACAGTCCAGATGTTCCCTGGCCGCCCCAACATTCCTCTGATTATGAAGCGTGAGGTGTCGGAGCAGCAGGGCGCCATGTGCGTCCACATCTGCGGCCCCGGTGCTCTCGCTGATGACGTGAGATCTGCGGTGAGAGAGGTGCAAGACGAGGGCACAGTGGTTGACTTTGTGGAGGAGAGTTTCACGTGGTAG
- a CDS encoding 2-isopropylmalate synthase — MPMLKEPWKKYKPFPALNLPDRQWPSKTITKAPRWLSTDLRDGNQSLVDPMNGDEKWRYFKMLCDLGYKEIEVSFPSASQTDFDFTRRLIETPGAIPDDVYLQVLSPCREDLIRRTVESLKGAKNAIVHIYLATSECFRRVVFGFSEDESVELAVKCAKLVRSLTKDDPSQSGTNWQFEFSPETFSDTSPEFVVRICEAVKAAWEPTFEVPIIFNLPATVEMSTPNIYADQIEFFCRNVTEREKIAVSLHPHNDRGCAVAAAELAQMAGADRVEGCLFGNGERTGNVDLVTLGLNLYTQGVHPNVDFSDLNRVIDMVEVCNKIPVHPRAPYGGSLVVCAFSGSHQDAIKKGFQVRESTVKSNDEHWQIPYLPLDPTDIGRTYEAIIRVNSQSGKGGAAWIILRKLQLDLPRGLQVAFSKVVQDKADQLGRELLSDEITDLFESTYYLRDNPRFTIVDYSIAPDRSQSPAPPQPGKTQDTKNLKRVFEGVVSIDGKEYKLRGRGNGPISSLANALKSVGVTLDVEDYKEHAIGAGRDVKAATYIECTATGTKQKYWGIGIHEDVVQSSLTALLSAACNFVGSRPGSPIIGKPIPSRSMSQELDLESTNGTNGEVPNVVSVLEEKANGL, encoded by the exons ATGCCCAT GCTCAAGGAACCGTGGAAGAAGTACAAGCCCTTCCCGGCTCTGAACCTCCCGGACCGTCAATGGCCCTCCAAGACCATCACGAAAGCCCCGCGCTGGCTGTCGACCGACTTGCGCGATGGCAACCAGAGCTTGGTTGACCCAATG AACGGTGACGAGAAATGGCGTTACTTCAAGATGCTGTGCGACTTGGGCTACAAGGAAATCGAAGTATCCTTCCCCTCTGCCTCGCAAACCGACTTCGACTTCACCCGCCGCCTCATCGAGACCCCCGGCGCCATCCCCGACGATGTATACCTCCAAGTCCTCTCCCCCTGCCGTGAGGACCTCATCAGGAGGACAGTAGAGTCTCTCAAGGGTGCTAAGAACGCCATCGTCCACATCTACCTCGCCACGAGCGAGTGCTTCCGCAGGGTAGTGTTTGGTTTCAGCGAGGACGAGAGCGTTGAGCTCGCCGTCAAGTGCGCCAAGCTGGTGCGCTCCCTGACCAAGGACGACCCTTCGCAGTCCGGCACAAACTGGCAGTTCGAGTTCAGCCCAGAGACCTTCTCCGACACCTCCCCCGAGTTCGTCGTCCGCATCTGCGAGGCCGTCAAGGCCGCCTGGGAGCCCACCTTTGAGGTCCCCATCATCTTTAACCTCCCCGCCACCGTCGAGATGTCCACCCCCAACATCTACGCCGATCAGATTGAGTTCTTCTGCAGAAACGTCACCGAGCGCGAGAAGATCGCCGTCTCCCTTCACCCCCACAACGACCGCGGATGCGCTGTTGCCGCCGCAGAGCTGGCCCAGATGGCTGGCGCCGACCGTGTCGAGGGCTGCCTCTTTGGTAACGGCGAGCGCACCGGAAACGTGGACCTCGTCACTCTCGGCCTGAACCTGTACACGCAGGGCGTCCACCCCAACGTCGACTTCTCGGACCTGAACCGCGTCATCGACATGGTCGAGGTCTGCAACAAGATCCCCGTCCACCCCCGCGCCCCCTACGGCGGCTCCCTCGTCGTCTGCGCCTTTTCCGGCTCCCACCAGGACGCCATCAAGAAGGGCTTCCAGGTCCGCGAGTCGACCGTCAAGTCCAACGACGAGCACTGGCAGATCCCCTACCTGCCCCTCGACCCCACCGACATTGGCCGCACCTACGAGGCCATCATCCGCGTCAACTCCCAGTCCGGCAAGGGCGGCGCCGCCTGGATCATCCTGCGCAAGCTCCAGCTCGACCTCCCCCGCGGCCTGCAAGTCGCCTTCTCAAAGGTCGTCCAGGACAAGGCCGACCAGCTCGGTCGCGAGCTCCTCTCGGACGAGATCACGGACCTATTCGAGTCGACGTACTACCTCCGTGACAACCCGCGCTTCACCATTGTCGACTACAGCATCGCGCCCGACCGCTCGCAGTCCCCTGCGCCGCCCCAGCCCGGCAAGACCCAGGACACAAAGAACCTCAAGCGTGTGTTTGAGGGCGTCGTCTCCATCGACGGCAAGGAGTACAAGCTGCGCGGCCGCGGAAACGGTCCCATTTCCAGCTTGGCCAACGCCCTCAAGAGCGTGGGCGTCACCCTGGACGTCGAGGACTACAAGGAGCACGCTATTGGTGCCGGTCGTGATGTCAAGGCCGCCACGTACATTGAGTGCACGGCCACGGGCACCAAGCAGAAGTACTGGGGTATCGGTATCCACGAGGATGTGGTCCAGAGTTCTTTGACGGCCTTGTTGAGTGCCGCTTGCAAC TTCGTCGGCAGCCGCCCCGGTAGCCCCATCATTGGCAAGCCCATTCCCTCGAGATCCATGAGCCAGGAGCTGGACCTCGAGTCAACGAACGGAACCAACGGCGAAGTACCGAATGTTGTGTCCGTCTTGGAAGAGAAGGCGAACGGCTTGTAA
- a CDS encoding rhamnogalacturonate lyase: MQQLAPYVLGDSLAISKKNLVALRAQSPGYSSNPNQPLSRKERGKTRLISEFPPIKARRLLAAKLTWIAGNGVGEKEAIRTMRFSSPRNPRTTRGKNEEKSGTGVPVARLNAFLSAKMRSSLFAAALGGLISSAFAAPTQTEPFLRQVDNQTWIIGNDVWNMTQGLKYGVKLYYKDRDLVGNAVGHYVSYNGAANDIAWSSATIAKKGTYEGTPFIDVKFTANDGDFHWVIFQGLAGAYQYFVNRNLPTLGEFRTLWRLDNTTFPNGKTDLHDKPLPKLADYLPENKVQDETWRTPDGTGYITKYDFSDFIRTQKYYGVYGDEVGSWYINAGKDYYNGNHLKQELMVHRESATGDAVQLNMVHGTHFQVSAVDVFPVGKMWGPWLWYLNDGSKSDADSRAASEFASWPYPWLDDAAYQSRGTVRGKLLLSDGRPAAGAAVFLGDNHPNKTALDMGSDYYYTTYADASGAFEIPHVRTTSAGYALQAWSAGAALADVTTHILFNDVHVTESGQTTDLGTLNWAVSKRTKLFQVGDFDRTSLGFAHGGDPYFGHAIIASCPENIVFRAATTGSNSTCSASKTSDWCYGQTYKGNYTISFRIPTLPDPAPASANLIVSLAGYSTGASSVVLANGQQVGNLTSGAVGVDSTSGLLNDPSVYRSATAAGEWRLFEFPVPGALLKQGENEVTFQLTRNTTWRGFIWDSIGNVPRAKFVHQGVGFGKTSSRKVKQKTSQGIFADSTAFVFQSNI; this comes from the exons ATGCAGCAGCTAGCACCATATGTCCTCGGGGATAGCTTGGCGATCTCGAAAAAAAACCTAGTTGCGCTCAGAGCTCAAAGTCCGGGCTACTCCTCAAATCCCAATCAGCCGCTCTCCCGAAAGGAGCGAGGCAAGACTAGGTTGATATCTGAATTTCCACCCATCAAAGCTCGCCGTTTGCTAGCAGCTAAGCTTACTTGGATTGCGGGGAACGGGGTA GGCGAAAAAGAAGCAATACGAACCATGCGCTTCTCTTCCCCACGGAACCCACGAACCACGAGGGGTAAGAATGAGGAGAAGAGCGGCACCGGCGTGCCGGTTGCGCGGCTCAATGCTT TTTTGTCTGCCAAGATGAGAAGCAGTCTTTTCGCCGCCGCCCTTGGAGGGTTGATTTCGAGCGCCTTCGCGGCCCCGACACAGACCGAACCTTTCCTTAGGCAGGTCGATAACCAGACGTGGATCATTGGCAATGATGTGTGGAACATGACCCAAGGTCTCAAGTACGGCGTGAAGTTGTACTACAAAGACCGCGACCTGGTCGGAAACGCCGTTGGCCACTACGTAAGCTACA ACGGCGCCGCAAACGACATCGCCTGGTCCTCCGCGACCATCGCCAAAAAGGGCACCTACGAAGGAACCCCCTTCATCGACGTCAAGTTTACGGCAAATGACGGCGACTTCCACTGGGTCATCTTCCAAGGCCTCGCCGGCGCCTACCAGTACTTTGTCAATCGCAATTTGCCCACCCTGGGCGAGTTTCGCACCCTCTGGCGCCTCGACAACACTACTTTTCCCAACGGAAAGACGGACCTCCACGACAAGCCGCTACCGAAGCTGGCTGACTACCTACCTGAGAACAAGGTCCAAGACGAGACCTGGCGCACGCCTGATGGCACGGGGTACATCACAAAGTACGACTTCTCTGACTTCATCCGCACGCAAAAGTATTATGGCGTGTATGGCGATGAAGTTGGGAGCTGGTATATCAATGCCGGCAAGGATTACTACAATGGCAACCACTTGAAGCAGGAGCTCATG GTCCACCGTGAGAGTGCCACCGGCGATGCCGTCCAACTCAACATGGTCCACGGCACCCACTTCCAAGTCTCCGCCGTCGATGTCTTCCCCGTCGGCAAGATGTGGGGTCCCTGGCTCTGGTATCTC AACGACGGTTCCAAATCCGACGCAGACTCCCGCGCCGCCTCCGAATTCGCCTCTTGGCCCTACCCCTGGCTCGACGACGCAGCCTACCAATCCCGCGGCACCGTCAGGGGCAAACTCCTCCTCTCCGACGGCCGCCccgccgccggcgccgccgtCTTCCTCGGCGACAACCACCCCAACAAGACGGCCCTCGACATGGGCTCGGACTACTACTACACAACGTACGCCGACGCCTCGGGCGCCTTTGAGATCCCCCACGTCCGCACCACCTCGGCAGGCTACGCCCTTCAAGCCTGGTCCGCCGGCGCCGCCCTCGCCGACGTGACGACGCACATCCTCTTCAACGACGTCCACGTCACCGAGTCAGGCCAGACGACGGACCTCGGAACGCTCAACTGGGCCGTCTCGAAGCGCACCAAGCTCTTCCAAGTCGGCGACTTTGATCGCACATCCCTCGGCTTCGCACACGGAGGAGACCCGTATTTCGGCCACGCCATCATCGCCTCGTGTCCCGAGAACATCGTCTTCCGCGCCGCTACCACCGGCAGCAACAGCACCTGCTCCGCAAGCAAGACTTCAGACTGGTGCTACGGCCAGACCTACAAGGGAAACTACACAATCTCTTTCCGCATCCCTACCCTACCCGACCCGGCCCCCGCGTCCGCGAATCTCATCGTCTCGTTGGCGGGCTACTCCACGGGCGCAAGCAGCGTCGTCCTCGCCAACGGGCAGCAAGTGGGAAACCTCACCAGCGGCGCCGTGGGAGTCGACTCCACGTCGGGACTGCTCAACGACCCGTCCGTGTACCGCAGCGCCACGGCGGCGGGCGAGTGGCGTCTGTTTGAGTTCCCCGTCCCTGGTGCGCTGCTAAAGCAGGGGGAGAACGAGGTCACGTTCCAACTTACGCGGAATACGACGTGGAGAGGTTTCATTTGGGATAGCATT GGAAATGTTCCCCGAGCAAAATTCGTTCACCAAGGCGTCGGTTTCGGAAAGACGAGTAGTCGAAAGGTGAAGCAAAAAACAAGTCAAGGCATCTTTGCCGATTCAACGGCGTTCGTGTTCCAATCAAACATCTAA